The following proteins are co-located in the Chryseobacterium daecheongense genome:
- the tssD gene encoding type VI secretion system tube protein TssD: MAANSRGILKFNGSEGQKLLKLNYSVSRSTDVSGRVASDPSNAIIKLTIEATEKSDILESLLNGKYKPTTGEVTFNKSHEEGTLITLTWENGYVIQHEVDFDAVDDNSMLISFIVSAEKIHYGNGIYEGIWPGA, translated from the coding sequence ATGGCAGCAAATTCAAGAGGAATCTTAAAATTCAACGGAAGTGAAGGTCAGAAATTATTAAAACTTAACTACAGCGTATCAAGATCTACAGACGTTTCAGGACGTGTAGCTTCTGACCCTTCCAATGCAATCATCAAATTAACGATCGAGGCTACAGAAAAATCTGACATCTTAGAAAGCTTACTTAACGGAAAATATAAGCCTACAACAGGTGAAGTTACTTTCAACAAATCTCACGAAGAAGGAACATTAATTACTTTAACATGGGAGAACGGATATGTAATTCAACATGAAGTAGACTTTGATGCTGTGGATGACAACAGTATGCTGATCAGCTTCATCGTAAGTGCAGAAAAAATTCATTATGGTAACGGTATCTATGAAGGTATCTGGCCAGGTGCATAA
- a CDS encoding PAAR-like protein, translating into MAASIPYKVQSGETLQDIAKKLGIKDWTKLKQYHDQNAGADPKVPNVPYPGFNLLTPSKEEIYEMNGETPPPDPAEEQKNAEQKQGEEKKKEEEQKKEENAAKSDHDGKYFVVHNAKCVCDKAENPKQTADLQVTTHKIIVLNDDSSKLAATEEDKTFNPPVATFGKCTLKPSAGGNLPCALAPAPKWSKTYESTQVMGKNTLTEISELQCMVGGKITIDKHGQTDSVSNAHADNTNPLELAMVNPAVAQPKKKEEYPVVTSITLTKIENRKDFKEIDSKGKKDIIYLRKNEETDFKANLKSGNKQLTSWMVYKNHQGKKEDRILLKEQIGTEFSQSFAETGKFRVEGYGKPKSPDFEKGKYDKCDPSCSIDIEVVENTLLDIQCASGDFSTRIDPSKNRKFRRGVPSVFKAKFFIPDLTEEEKSRLTLSLLDGSGNVVTDAVQDGDTLTFTPQNTQAKYTIIARYINDTGNVIEKQMSGETEGNAVIGISHGAEVVRPGTAMSFSVSKMKYNFGNNPLYDLTSDESSEIKWNLNGILQGTGKSITIPGNLLMVPGKYVVEAYSKVANATGKRAKDEDDDWRFEVKNNVVTEIKYDKKPKVGVNILFEISKMLIKDYDASKDGPIIWKITGPVTAGGTGEKFSYKFLVPGKYTINCSMGGRNCEKPLSLDVIQPKVIADTAKWMDNDGSSGNIIKEAGYGQDISAYVRYEGLQGEEVKLEVYDNDSTGSNIIFEKTGTLNETATAVYWPFTLDDSIKQKIESKGVTKKGELFFKMKSTNPSLIIQNADKALASSLIVSDVPKIVDAYFCDASDTEKRYNSPITTPLYFKIYAINMVDKNVEVHFITKSDIYFGIAWSPRQWKDWKDVKEKFSKETFFNTQTGKINKKGELILKVDPAKLGKPKNYFKISAIIKVTEGEGKEAKERAVYLDHSDMAILYATASLPNMVENKAAVKVGRESLSTGKNEDGVCECEAKVRAFMRMLRVGEGTQDEGGYSRIVGGSTLKDHGKDFSDHPKVMVWIDQINDYSSAAGAYQITKKNWQDNGFATWRTNHGITDFSPESQDKYCVYLIKEKKKALDLIKKDDIKGAISKCRTEWASLPGAGYGQREEALDHVLKKYEQFYQEELKGPTNHLHLKKGFLKEFGEKCCDEVKAVAGDINKYKIDVDKYTCPKVMKCDTSKKYQYDIYDNNQLVKTITLEKNEHNLLPFPETGPNWGRFGTRDRGGDNWVAEDVCAALLGFFYSLPKNNFSETLYFNDISANDGRNIGHSGHNEAGNDIDIRYPGSSNGGQTLWSDAKEAYKTEEKFIEVLENILLVGTKWGFNKNYAYKKDIKHTTGKATSVHQDHFHLGLR; encoded by the coding sequence ATGGCAGCTTCCATCCCATATAAGGTTCAGAGCGGTGAGACGTTACAGGATATAGCCAAAAAATTGGGTATCAAAGACTGGACTAAGCTCAAACAATACCATGATCAAAATGCAGGAGCTGACCCAAAGGTTCCGAATGTTCCCTATCCGGGGTTTAATCTCCTGACTCCGTCAAAAGAGGAAATATATGAGATGAACGGAGAAACTCCTCCACCCGACCCTGCTGAAGAACAAAAAAATGCCGAACAAAAACAAGGGGAGGAAAAAAAGAAGGAAGAAGAGCAGAAAAAAGAAGAGAACGCTGCTAAAAGTGATCACGATGGAAAATACTTTGTCGTACATAATGCAAAATGTGTTTGTGATAAAGCTGAAAATCCAAAACAAACCGCTGACCTTCAAGTAACCACTCATAAAATAATTGTTCTTAATGACGATAGCAGTAAGCTGGCTGCTACGGAAGAGGACAAAACCTTCAATCCACCGGTAGCAACATTCGGAAAATGTACCCTTAAGCCCTCTGCCGGAGGCAACCTGCCTTGCGCTCTGGCTCCAGCACCCAAATGGAGCAAAACCTATGAAAGCACACAGGTAATGGGCAAAAATACTCTTACAGAAATATCCGAATTGCAATGTATGGTTGGGGGCAAAATAACCATAGACAAACATGGACAGACCGATTCTGTAAGTAACGCACATGCAGATAATACCAATCCCTTAGAGCTTGCCATGGTAAATCCTGCAGTAGCACAGCCTAAGAAAAAAGAGGAATATCCTGTAGTTACTTCTATAACGCTTACAAAAATAGAAAACAGAAAAGATTTTAAAGAAATCGATTCAAAAGGTAAAAAAGATATCATTTATCTTCGAAAAAATGAAGAAACTGATTTCAAAGCCAACCTGAAGAGCGGAAACAAGCAGCTTACCTCCTGGATGGTTTACAAGAATCATCAGGGTAAAAAAGAAGACAGGATTCTTCTCAAAGAACAAATCGGAACTGAGTTTTCACAGAGCTTTGCGGAAACAGGCAAATTCAGAGTAGAAGGATATGGGAAGCCTAAAAGTCCTGATTTTGAAAAAGGAAAATATGACAAATGTGACCCTTCATGCTCAATCGATATTGAAGTGGTAGAAAACACTCTGCTCGATATACAGTGTGCATCAGGAGATTTTTCGACAAGGATTGATCCTTCTAAAAACAGAAAATTCAGACGCGGTGTTCCTTCTGTCTTTAAAGCTAAATTTTTTATTCCTGATCTCACTGAAGAAGAAAAATCAAGACTTACATTATCTTTACTTGATGGAAGCGGAAATGTTGTTACGGATGCTGTTCAAGATGGAGATACATTGACGTTTACTCCTCAAAATACCCAGGCAAAATATACTATTATAGCCCGGTATATAAATGATACAGGAAACGTTATAGAAAAACAAATGTCCGGAGAAACTGAGGGTAATGCTGTAATCGGAATAAGCCATGGTGCCGAAGTAGTAAGACCGGGAACCGCAATGTCATTCAGTGTTTCGAAAATGAAATATAACTTCGGAAACAATCCTCTTTATGACCTTACTTCAGATGAGTCTTCAGAGATCAAGTGGAATTTAAACGGAATATTACAGGGCACAGGTAAAAGCATTACAATACCTGGCAATCTGCTTATGGTGCCTGGAAAATATGTTGTGGAAGCCTATAGCAAAGTTGCCAACGCTACGGGAAAACGAGCAAAAGACGAAGATGACGACTGGCGTTTCGAAGTAAAAAATAATGTGGTCACCGAAATAAAATATGATAAAAAACCAAAAGTTGGAGTCAATATTTTATTTGAAATAAGCAAAATGCTTATTAAAGACTACGATGCTTCAAAAGACGGACCTATTATCTGGAAGATCACAGGTCCGGTTACGGCAGGAGGCACAGGTGAAAAATTTTCATATAAGTTTTTAGTTCCCGGAAAATATACTATCAATTGCAGTATGGGAGGTAGAAATTGTGAAAAGCCTTTATCTTTGGATGTTATTCAGCCCAAAGTAATTGCGGATACTGCAAAATGGATGGATAATGACGGAAGCAGCGGGAATATTATAAAAGAGGCCGGCTATGGCCAGGATATATCTGCTTATGTAAGATATGAGGGATTACAAGGTGAGGAAGTAAAACTGGAAGTATACGATAATGACAGCACGGGAAGTAATATTATTTTTGAGAAGACAGGAACTTTAAATGAAACTGCTACAGCGGTTTACTGGCCTTTCACGTTAGATGACTCTATAAAACAGAAAATAGAAAGCAAGGGAGTAACTAAAAAAGGAGAATTGTTCTTTAAAATGAAATCCACAAACCCTTCGCTCATCATTCAGAATGCAGATAAGGCACTCGCCTCTTCTCTTATAGTTTCTGATGTTCCCAAAATCGTGGATGCTTATTTTTGTGATGCATCAGACACTGAGAAAAGATACAACTCCCCCATCACCACTCCGCTCTATTTTAAAATTTACGCCATCAATATGGTAGACAAAAATGTTGAGGTACATTTTATTACAAAATCAGACATATATTTCGGAATAGCATGGAGTCCTAGACAATGGAAAGACTGGAAAGACGTAAAAGAAAAATTTTCTAAAGAGACTTTTTTCAATACACAAACAGGCAAAATCAATAAAAAAGGTGAGCTTATATTAAAAGTTGATCCTGCGAAATTAGGAAAGCCTAAAAATTATTTTAAAATTTCCGCCATTATTAAGGTAACAGAAGGAGAAGGAAAAGAAGCCAAGGAAAGGGCAGTGTATCTTGATCATTCCGATATGGCTATCTTATATGCAACTGCCAGCCTTCCTAATATGGTAGAAAACAAAGCTGCGGTAAAAGTTGGAAGAGAATCCTTATCAACAGGAAAAAATGAAGACGGAGTATGTGAATGTGAAGCAAAAGTAAGAGCATTCATGAGAATGCTAAGGGTGGGTGAAGGTACACAGGATGAAGGAGGTTATTCAAGAATTGTAGGAGGAAGTACATTAAAAGATCATGGAAAAGATTTCAGTGACCACCCTAAAGTAATGGTCTGGATAGATCAAATAAATGACTATTCTTCAGCCGCCGGAGCCTACCAGATTACAAAAAAGAATTGGCAGGATAACGGTTTTGCAACATGGAGAACCAATCATGGTATCACAGATTTTTCACCTGAAAGCCAGGATAAATATTGTGTATACCTGATTAAAGAAAAGAAAAAAGCATTAGATTTAATTAAGAAAGACGATATCAAAGGAGCCATCAGTAAGTGTAGAACTGAGTGGGCAAGTTTACCGGGAGCAGGATATGGTCAAAGAGAAGAAGCACTTGATCATGTTTTGAAAAAATATGAGCAATTCTATCAGGAAGAATTAAAAGGGCCAACAAATCATTTACATCTTAAAAAAGGATTTCTCAAAGAATTTGGTGAAAAGTGTTGTGACGAAGTTAAAGCAGTGGCAGGAGATATTAATAAATACAAAATTGATGTAGATAAATACACTTGCCCTAAGGTTATGAAATGCGATACATCTAAAAAATACCAATATGATATCTATGACAATAACCAATTAGTGAAAACAATTACACTGGAGAAAAATGAGCATAACCTATTACCTTTTCCAGAGACAGGACCTAATTGGGGTAGATTCGGAACGAGAGACAGAGGAGGCGATAACTGGGTTGCGGAAGATGTATGTGCAGCATTATTAGGATTCTTTTATTCATTACCTAAAAATAATTTTTCTGAAACCTTGTATTTCAATGATATATCTGCAAATGATGGACGAAATATAGGACACTCCGGACATAATGAAGCAGGAAATGACATCGACATAAGATATCCGGGTAGTTCAAACGGTGGCCAAACTTTATGGAGTGATGCAAAAGAAGCCTATAAAACAGAAGAGAAATTTATTGAAGTTTTGGAAAATATACTCCTGGTGGGAACCAAATGGGGCTTTAATAAAAACTATGCTTATAAAAAAGATATCAAGCATACTACCGGTAAGGCGACTTCAGTTCACCAGGATCATTTCCATTTAGGATTAAGATAA
- a CDS encoding DUF3289 family protein, protein MAIVKKANNINIQVSNNYTNLCKVSNEESEHVIIEATKQNLELSSQKRAILQGFGKDGKGDEGCKEGVVRISQKLIGKAKRDPGFNFDGTKAEDMYFADKPASSASIQNDPVFKLNDATLGAYLDQLMKSLSIGDMETVALEMSDRFKKGTGGTYKSDVLNKKIAGNDAFITYHNKFLTDFKKELKKSNYDPAAMGVISMGLLNFSSFWDKVSGLGITVHQVWSAKAEILDYSYNKCTKVWSGKLKYTFYDHYGLDWDDIVKHGGDIIPQYHTGDFFKAWYILQHYRTARPFITEMEKSVDLNGNSDKD, encoded by the coding sequence ATGGCCATTGTAAAAAAAGCTAATAATATCAATATACAGGTCAGTAATAACTATACTAATCTATGCAAAGTTTCCAATGAAGAATCGGAACATGTAATTATTGAGGCTACGAAGCAAAATCTTGAGCTCTCAAGTCAGAAACGTGCCATATTACAAGGTTTCGGAAAAGATGGAAAAGGTGATGAAGGATGCAAAGAAGGGGTAGTCCGAATAAGCCAGAAGCTCATTGGCAAGGCCAAAAGGGATCCTGGATTCAATTTTGACGGAACAAAGGCCGAAGACATGTATTTTGCCGATAAGCCGGCATCTTCCGCCTCCATACAAAATGATCCGGTTTTTAAATTAAATGATGCAACATTAGGAGCATATCTGGATCAGCTGATGAAGTCTTTATCTATTGGTGATATGGAAACTGTAGCCCTGGAAATGTCGGATCGGTTTAAAAAGGGCACAGGTGGAACTTATAAGAGTGATGTTCTGAATAAAAAAATTGCAGGCAATGATGCCTTTATCACTTATCATAATAAATTTCTAACGGATTTTAAAAAGGAGCTGAAAAAAAGTAATTATGATCCAGCTGCAATGGGAGTTATTTCGATGGGACTTTTAAATTTTTCGTCATTCTGGGATAAAGTATCAGGATTAGGGATTACAGTACATCAGGTATGGAGTGCCAAAGCAGAAATCCTGGATTATTCTTATAACAAATGTACCAAAGTATGGAGCGGAAAGCTGAAATATACGTTTTACGATCACTATGGTCTGGATTGGGATGATATCGTAAAACATGGTGGTGACATTATCCCGCAATACCATACCGGAGATTTTTTCAAAGCCTGGTATATTCTACAGCATTACAGAACGGCAAGACCTTTCATTACAGAAATGGAAAAAAGCGTAGATTTAAATGGCAATTCCGATAAGGACTAA
- a CDS encoding phage baseplate assembly protein V produces the protein MKNKTTNADKIAENHIAGVQRVVKLDVVIEGKIINHFKHFRLQQSTRRHHSFELTLAHDSLGSLQNHELDQAQQFLGKRLTVVFKYKDAENESPEQTFVGLITKVAFSQEKMSLGNIVLKGYSPTILMDSAPHTQSFGGDKPVNTSIIADRILKETLNSGKFDYKVDTQNKSYINYSVQYKETHYNYLARLAETYGEQFYYDGETLYFGKLPPKDQPIRLTYGSNVSDVSVELRAVHTKPEFFGYNSSNHTKLLSTSASIKHLGQLAAKAYDLNNDIYKTRSLNPSPINANMSLNVDDSQKSAAGSAAVEVFTVSGTTSVPFLHPGCVADIEMRKPDSNQTTYFTKLMITEVSHEVNTRGIYTGSFEAIAEGTGFIPKPEFITPSAEPQIATVVSNTDPLNQGRIQVQFDWQLNDTTHFIRMMSPDAGGTDVITQNRGFVAIPEVGDQVMVGFEYHHPDFPFAMGGMFHGAVGLGGGVNNHIKSIQTRSGNKVIFNDAEGSIYIEDPSGNTYFMDGKGSIIVNAPKDMTFTAGNNIRMSAGNDITSIAGSNIFATANVNIVSNAGVNMVDTAGRDLLQTATGNIHESSDMRTEIAENERNVQSKKSDSYAEKVTVVSTKENMILQSEKTVKSQSGEQGNSH, from the coding sequence ATGAAAAATAAGACTACCAACGCAGATAAAATTGCTGAAAATCATATTGCAGGAGTACAGCGTGTGGTGAAGCTGGACGTAGTGATTGAAGGTAAAATTATTAACCATTTCAAACACTTCCGCTTACAGCAAAGTACAAGAAGACATCATAGCTTTGAGTTGACCTTAGCTCACGATTCTTTAGGGTCTTTGCAAAATCATGAGCTTGATCAGGCTCAGCAGTTTCTCGGAAAACGCTTAACGGTCGTTTTTAAATATAAGGATGCTGAAAATGAGAGTCCTGAACAAACTTTCGTTGGACTCATTACCAAAGTGGCCTTTAGTCAGGAAAAAATGAGTTTAGGCAATATTGTTCTGAAAGGATACAGCCCTACTATTTTAATGGATTCCGCTCCACATACACAAAGCTTTGGAGGTGATAAACCGGTGAATACTTCTATCATTGCCGATAGGATTTTAAAGGAGACCCTTAATTCAGGTAAATTTGACTATAAAGTTGATACCCAGAACAAAAGCTATATTAATTACAGCGTCCAGTACAAGGAAACCCATTACAATTACCTTGCGAGGCTTGCCGAAACCTACGGAGAGCAATTCTATTATGATGGCGAAACACTGTATTTCGGTAAACTTCCACCCAAAGATCAACCCATACGCCTTACTTACGGAAGTAATGTAAGTGATGTTTCCGTGGAACTGAGAGCGGTGCATACTAAACCGGAGTTTTTTGGATATAACAGCAGTAATCACACAAAATTATTAAGTACATCTGCAAGCATAAAGCATTTGGGACAGCTTGCTGCCAAAGCTTATGATCTTAATAATGACATCTATAAAACCCGTTCACTGAACCCATCTCCAATTAATGCCAATATGTCGTTAAATGTTGATGATTCCCAAAAAAGTGCTGCAGGAAGTGCTGCAGTAGAAGTCTTTACCGTATCAGGGACAACCTCTGTTCCTTTTTTACATCCTGGTTGTGTTGCAGATATAGAAATGAGAAAACCGGATAGCAACCAGACGACTTATTTCACCAAGCTTATGATCACTGAAGTCTCTCATGAAGTTAATACCAGAGGTATCTATACAGGATCATTTGAAGCAATAGCCGAGGGGACCGGATTTATTCCAAAACCGGAATTTATTACCCCAAGTGCAGAACCACAGATTGCCACAGTAGTTTCCAATACAGATCCGTTAAATCAGGGACGGATACAAGTACAATTTGACTGGCAGCTAAATGACACCACTCATTTTATAAGAATGATGAGCCCTGATGCCGGAGGGACAGATGTAATCACTCAAAACAGAGGGTTTGTAGCGATTCCGGAAGTTGGAGATCAGGTAATGGTTGGCTTTGAATATCATCATCCCGACTTTCCTTTCGCCATGGGTGGAATGTTTCATGGAGCTGTTGGTTTAGGAGGAGGCGTTAACAATCATATAAAATCGATACAAACGCGAAGTGGAAATAAGGTAATTTTTAATGACGCAGAAGGAAGTATCTACATAGAAGATCCGAGTGGGAATACCTACTTTATGGATGGAAAAGGAAGCATTATTGTGAATGCCCCAAAAGATATGACCTTTACTGCAGGAAACAATATAAGAATGTCCGCAGGAAATGATATTACTTCCATAGCGGGCAGCAATATATTTGCTACAGCAAATGTCAATATCGTATCGAATGCGGGAGTAAACATGGTTGATACAGCCGGAAGAGACCTTTTACAAACTGCTACAGGAAATATTCATGAGTCTTCTGATATGAGAACAGAGATTGCTGAAAATGAAAGAAATGTTCAGTCCAAAAAGAGCGACTCTTATGCTGAAAAGGTTACCGTTGTGAGTACTAAAGAAAATATGATCTTACAAAGTGAGAAAACCGTAAAATCTCAAAGCGGAGAGCAAGGAAATTCACATTAA